The proteins below are encoded in one region of Halanaerobiales bacterium:
- the rplK gene encoding 50S ribosomal protein L11 translates to MAKKVEGQIKLQIPGGQANPAPPVGPALGQHGVNISEFCKQFNAETSDKAGTLIPVEITVYADRSFDFITKTPPAAVLLKEAAGIETASGEPNVEKVATVKKDDVKEIAETKMKDLNAGSLEAAMSMVEGTARSMGITVEE, encoded by the coding sequence TGGCTAAGAAAGTAGAAGGTCAAATAAAATTGCAAATACCAGGTGGACAGGCTAATCCTGCTCCTCCAGTAGGTCCTGCTCTAGGGCAACATGGTGTAAATATATCTGAGTTTTGTAAGCAATTCAATGCAGAAACTTCTGATAAAGCTGGTACACTTATACCGGTAGAAATCACAGTTTATGCTGATCGTTCATTTGATTTTATAACCAAAACTCCACCTGCTGCTGTATTACTAAAAGAAGCAGCTGGAATAGAAACTGCTTCTGGTGAACCTAATGTTGAAAAGGTCGCTACTGTAAAAAAAGATGATGTAAAAGAAATTGCTGAAACAAAAATGAAGGATTTAAATGCAGGAAGTCTTGAAGCAGCAATGAGTATGGTTGAAGGAACTGCTCGTAGTATGGGAATTACAGTTGAAGAGTAA
- the rplA gene encoding 50S ribosomal protein L1, translated as MAKRSKRYKDMVDKFDKETLYNPEKALDTVKDLSSANFDESVELAANLGVNPKHADQNIRGTVVLPNGTGQEIKVIVFAKGEKVKEAEEAGADVVGGEELAEKIEDGWLDFDLAVATPDMMSVVGKLGRILGPKGLMPNPKAGTVTFELEKAIKEFKAGKLEYRVDKNGVLHLPIGKVSFSTDELIENFKKIMDTIIRERPAAAKGKYLQSVTVTSTMGPGIKIDPSVVMNMLER; from the coding sequence ATGGCTAAAAGAAGTAAAAGATATAAAGATATGGTTGATAAATTTGATAAAGAAACTCTTTACAATCCTGAAAAAGCTTTAGATACAGTGAAAGATTTATCTAGTGCCAATTTTGATGAAAGTGTAGAGTTAGCTGCAAATCTTGGTGTAAATCCTAAACATGCAGATCAAAATATTAGAGGTACTGTTGTATTACCAAATGGTACTGGACAGGAAATTAAGGTTATTGTTTTTGCAAAGGGCGAAAAAGTAAAAGAAGCTGAAGAAGCTGGTGCTGATGTTGTAGGCGGTGAAGAATTAGCTGAAAAAATAGAAGATGGATGGTTAGATTTTGATCTTGCTGTTGCAACACCAGATATGATGAGTGTTGTTGGTAAATTAGGACGTATTTTAGGTCCAAAAGGTCTTATGCCTAACCCAAAAGCTGGAACTGTTACTTTTGAATTAGAAAAAGCTATTAAAGAATTTAAAGCAGGTAAACTTGAGTATCGAGTTGATAAAAATGGAGTTCTTCATTTGCCAATAGGTAAAGTTTCATTTAGTACTGACGAACTCATAGAAAACTTCAAAAAAATCATGGATACAATAATAAGAGAAAGACCTGCAGCCGCTAAAGGTAAATATTTACAATCAGTTACTGTAACATCAACTATGGGTCCAGGTATAAAAATTGATCCTTCAGTTGTAATGAATATGCTTGAAAGATAA